In the Mesorhizobium sp. WSM2240 genome, GGCCGGTCGCGGGCTAACCCCGCTCAAGCTCGACCAGCGTCCGGAAGCCGCCATAGATCATGCGCTTGCCGTCGAAGGGTGAATCCTTCATGTCCATATTGAGCCGCGGATCAGCCATCACCTTCTCGTTGATGGCGTCGCGGTCTTCACGCGATTTGTAAGTGATCCAGGAGAATACGACGGTCTCGCCGTCCTTCTGCTGTACCGCACGCGGAAACGATGTGAGCTCGCCGTAGGGCACATCTTCGGCGACGCATTCGACAAAGGACAGCGCGCCGTGTTCCATCCACACATCACCGGCCTTTTGGGCCATCTTCCTGTAGTCCTCG is a window encoding:
- a CDS encoding DUF1428 domain-containing protein → MYVDGFVLAVPADRIEDYRKMAQKAGDVWMEHGALSFVECVAEDVPYGELTSFPRAVQQKDGETVVFSWITYKSREDRDAINEKVMADPRLNMDMKDSPFDGKRMIYGGFRTLVELERG